In the genome of Vicia villosa cultivar HV-30 ecotype Madison, WI linkage group LG7, Vvil1.0, whole genome shotgun sequence, one region contains:
- the LOC131620548 gene encoding amino acid transporter AVT6A-like, with protein MIDSCNINRSNNMGKHNNPTGTSEVLIDESPLLQTTTDDKIEVEIPHDDRSKSNSNNNGSSSSSASFTGSVFNLSTTIIGAGIMALPAAMKVLGLTIGIVSIIFLALLTHTSLDILMRFSRVAKAQSYGDVMGFAFGSLGRLVFQMAVLLNNFGILVVYTIIIGDVLSGTSSSGIHHFGVLEGWFGEHWSTGRTFVLFVTTIVVFAPLGFFKRIDSLRYTSGLAVALAIVFLVITAGITIVKLFNGSIESPRLLPNITDMSSIWNLFTAAPVLVTAFVCHYNGDVLSGTSSSGIHHFGVLEGWFGEHWSTGRTFVLFVTTIVVFAPLGFFKRIDSLRYTSGLAVALAIVFLVITAGITIVKLFNGSIESPRLLPNITDMSSIWNLFTAAPVLVTAFVCHYNVHTIDNELGDSSPIQPVISASLVLCSTIYILTALFGFLLFGESTLDDVLANFDADLGIPYSHLLNDIVRISYALHLMLVFPVIFFSLRFNLDDLVFPSATSLESDNCRFSLITTGLVTLLYVAANFVPSIWDVFQFTGATATVCLGFIFPAAIALRDPHSIASKKDKILSIVMIILAVFSNVVAIYSNAEALFRKHQSNSNLDRHFAWPMKIQQ; from the exons ATGATTGACAGTTGTAATATCAACAGAAGCAACAATATGGGAAAACACAACAATCCCACAGGAACAAGCGAAGTTCTTATAGATGAATCTCCATTACTACAAACTACAACAGATGACAAAATTGAAGTTGAAATTCCACATGATGATAGATCCAAATCCAATTCTAACAACaatggatcatcatcatcatcagcatCATTCACTGGTTCTGTATTCAATTTATCAACCACCATAATTGGTGCTGGAATCATGGCTTTACCAGCAGCCATGAAAGTCTTAGGTCTAACAATTGGTATTGTTTCCATCATCTTCCTTGCTTTGCTTACTCATACCTCTTTGGATATTCTCATGAGGTTTAGCAGAGTTGCTAAGGCTCAGTCTTATGGTGATGTTATGGGGTTTGCTTTTGGAAGTCTTGGAAGATTGGTTTTTCAGATGGCTGTTCTTTTGAACAATTTTGGTATCCTTGTTGTCTACACCATCATTATTG GTGATGTACTGTCTGGAACATCTTCATCTGGAATTCATCATTTCGGTGTACTGGAAGGATGGTTCGGGGAACACTGGTCGACCGGGCGGACTTTTGTTCTTTTCGTGACAACCATTGTAGTATTTGCTCCATTAGGATTCTTTAAGAGAATAG ATTCATTGCGATATACTTCTGGTTTAGCAGTGGCTCTAGCAATTGTTTTTCTAGTCATAACTGCGGGAATCACGATTGTTAAACTGTTCAATGGAAGTATAGAGAGTCCTAGGTTGCTTCCTAATATTACTGATATGTCATCTATTTGGAATCTCTTCACGGCCGCTCCGGTTCTTGTGACAGCATTTGTTTGTCATTACAATG GTGATGTACTGTCTGGAACATCTTCATCTGGAATTCATCATTTCGGTGTACTGGAAGGATGGTTCGGGGAACACTGGTCGACCGGGCGGACTTTTGTTCTTTTCGTGACAACCATTGTAGTATTTGCTCCATTAGGATTCTTTAAGAGAATAG ATTCATTGCGATATACTTCTGGTTTAGCAGTGGCTCTAGCAATTGTTTTTCTAGTCATAACTGCGGGAATCACGATTGTTAAACTGTTCAATGGAAGTATAGAGAGTCCTAGGTTGCTTCCTAATATTACTGATATGTCATCTATTTGGAATCTCTTCACGGCCGCTCCGGTTCTTGTGACAGCATTTGTTTGTCATTACAATG TGCATACAATAGACAATGAACTAGGAGACTCTTCACCAATACAACCAGTTATATCTGCATCACTGGTTCTATGTTCAACCATATACATTCTTACAGCTTTATTTGGGTTTCTACTATTTGGTGAGTCGACTCTCGATGATGTACTGGCCAACTTTGATGCCGATCTTGGCATCCCTTATAGCCATCTGCTCAACGACATCGTTCGGATCAGCTATGCTCTTCATCTCATGCTTGTTTTCCCAGTTATCTTCTTTTCGCTTCGATTCAATTTGGATGATCTTGTCTTTCCCTCAGCCACATCACTGGAATCAGATAATTGTAGATTTTCATTGATCACTACTGGACTCGTTACTTTGCTCTATGTGGCTGCAAATTTTGTACCTAGTATTTGGGATGTTTTCCAATTCACTGGTGCAACTGCTACTGTTTGTCTTGGGTTTATTTTCCCGGCCGCAATTGCTCTAAG GGATCCACATAGCATTGCAAGTAAGAAGGACAAGATTTTATCCATTGTCATGATTATTCTTGCAGTTTTCTCAAATGTTGTGGCTATATACAGCAATGCTGAAGCTTTGTTCCGAAAACACCAAAGTAATTCAAATTTAGACAGACACTTTGCTTGGCCTATGAAGATCCAGCAATAG